The window CGATCGTATCATaactatgtataataatattgtCGCACTTTTTATTGAGTGTTGGGTATGCTAAGAATCTGGTTCGATCTAGTGGGTATGTAGCATCTCttgttttttatatgttttgttaGAAGAGACACTTGgcctctttttcttttgttgtaagGCCATTTGCCCTTTGAGAATTGAGTTTCTGTCTTTATCAATGCAggtatatttttacaaaatagaaGTTCTCCCTGACTTATTTGTATACATTATCAAGTGGATAAGTTTTCGAATAGTTAGGAGACGAcataatttaccaaaaaaaacaaagatgatAAAATTAATTCTTGTCCACATAATTTTGTAACTTATCCATATCCGAGTCAAGCTGCTAGcgtatttgttttataatatatgtttaaccCATGTTTTTTAATAGCATGTTGGTCTACTCTACAGCTTTTTATATAAATCGATATCTCATGTAAGCACACGGGAAAACGACTCTTCACCGAATTATTGAATTGCAAAAGCGATCCTTGACAAGAAAACGTATAATCCTTGACAAGAAAACGTATAACCAAGTAAACCAATCACATTCGTTACTTGAGTTagtgccaaaaaaaaaagaaaacatactcATGCTGGTTGCAGAGAAggcatgcatgcatgcatgcaaGTTGCGTTCATATAAATCTACTGAAAAAGACATGTATGCGAGTTGTGTATTGCATAGACATTATTACATTTTACTACATTTTCATCTCGTTAATTAAAAGGGGATGGATTGAACCTTAACTAAGCCGTTAAGTTGCCACGGCAACCACCACAATACAGCTCCGTGGATCACAAAGTAAGTAGGGTAGAATCAGAAAATAATAAGCATTTTCTGTAGAAAGTAGGTTAGAAATAATAGTTCAGACGTTATGATCTTTAAAATTGATAAGGACATAAGTCACACCATCATGCATTAATTTACAGACTCTTTTGattggatttttttaaaataaaaatatgtgttCCTTGATAAAATTTCCAGCAAATAATGATAGCTCATTGATAAATAGGAGTACAGAACCGTTCATATTTTCTCACATTTATCTCGTTTCTTGTCTCAACTAATCTCagccagaaaaaaaaagacaattgtGATAAGATTCAATTCAACTTATCGGTACTGACAGTGACTTTAAGGTAATTACTTTTCAAGCATCCACTAATGTTCGCTTTCATTATTCAAATTACTCAAATCATACTAGTcgtgttttttaatttttaatagaaaaattatAGTAAAACATACTACATACTAGTATTAATCCTGGTCCAGTAAAGACAGACAAGAAATATCAACGTTACTTAAAAAGACTGGACCAATCATATAACAATTCTACATTGACTGCTCCTGATAATTATCATGGAGCCTTTTGTTTTACAAGTTGTACACGTCTCGTCGTCTCCCTTATCAACAATAGATCTATATGTTCTAATCATCTTATTTAATGTAAATCAAGAAACTTAATCACCCTATTACAGTATCTACCCGTCACTGtcttcttgtcttttttttaatttaagacTATAAAGGGATTTAAAACCATATCTAAAAGGCAGACAGATAGACAAAACatatacccaaaaaaaaaaacctttttaaaatttttgtttctcAGACAACAATACCTCACCGATCGTACTTTTGATCTGATTCTTTTCAATGGCGTCAACAACGCGAGAAAAGTTTGCATCTTTCATAAACAACAGATGGCTTGTCTTCGTCGCCGCCATGTGGATACAGTCTTGCGCTGGCAACGGTTACTTGTTCGGTAGCATTTCTCCCGTCATCAAAAGCTCCCTTAACTATAACCAGAAGGAGCTTGCTAGACTCGGAGTCGCCAAGGATCTTGGAGACAGTGTTGGCTTCATCGCCGGGTCTCTCTCTGAGAATTTTCCTCTCTGGGTTGCTCTTCTCGTCGGCGCTGTTCAGAACCTCGTCGGTTACGGATGGGTTTGGCTTATCGTTACCGGCAGAGCTCCGGTTCTTCCGTTATGGGCTGTAAGTACTGAATAAAGTTTGAGACTTTCTATTACTGTGTGGGAGAATCTTGCAAAGAGTAtgcttttgttgttgttctgtTACTCAGGTGTAACTCCATACTATATCCGATTATACgacttaaattaaattaatttaaagtattagattggttaaaATCGATTATAATTGGtctaaattgattaaaattaattgtaaatCTATTAAATTAAGTAATAATGTTAATACGAGTCCATAAGTTTgtctaattgattttttttttgtatatctaattttgataattcatcaaaataattttataattaaatcaaaaacttaaaatattttatataaatgtaaaatatgcaTAGAATAAATCAATAACTAGTTAAGTCTAGATTTGGCATAGCTCCAGATAATTTGTTTAGTCAGTAGTTCTTACAAAGCGTCTAACTACTtgctagtgtttttttttacttttttaccaGCTAGTAATTTCTTGAACACTGTTGTTCCTCATTTCTGTTCATCATTCGTCGAAATCTTTCTGTCTCttgaaaatctatattttaCGATGATAATGTAGTAGCTTGGTTGGTTTAGTGGAAGAAGTGTTAGAGAATCTCTGAGAACTAGTGTATTCTGTTGTGCTGACACAACCTCTCTCTTGTTTTCAGATGTGCTTTCTCATATTCGCTGGGAACAATGGAGAAACCTACTTCAATACGGGTTCACTAGTCTCTGGTGTTCAGAACTTCCCCAAGAGCAGAGGTCCAGTGGTGGGTATCCTCAAAGGGTTTGCTGGCCTAGGCGGTGCCATCCTCTCTCAGATATATACAATGATCCACTCTCCTGACCCTGCTTCTATCATTCTGATGGTTGCTGTTGCGCCTGCGGTTGTCGCTGTTTCCCTTATGTTTTTCATCAGACCCGTTGGTGGTCACAGGCAGCTCCGTCCCACCGATGGAGCCAGCTTCACTTTCATCTACGGTGTCTGCATTCTCCTCGCCGTCTATCTCATGGCCGTTATGCTTATTGAAGATCTGGTCGTTGTTAGCCACAACATTGTCACCATTTTCACCATTGTCTTGTTTGTCATTCTTGTTGTACCGGTCTTGGTACCGATCATGACAAGTTTCTTCATGGACTCAAACGGTCCTGTTGATACGGTAGAAGAACCACTTGTACCTAAACCCGAAGAAGACCAAGATCCAGGACTGAGGACACCTGACTTGATCTTGAGTGAAGTGGAAGATGAGAAGCCAAGCGATGTGGATTCGCTTCCTGCCTCAGAGAGGCATAAGAGAATCGCTCAGTTGCAAACGCAGCTGATGCAGGCAGCTGCTAAAGGAGCTGTACGTGTGAAGGGACGCAGAGGGCCTCACAGAGGGGAAGATTTTACTCTAATGCAGGCGCTCGTGAAGGCAGACTTCTGGCTCATTTTCATCTCCCTGCTCCTGGGTGGTGGTTCTGGTTTGACTGTGATTGACAATCTTGGTCAGATGAGTCAGTCTCTTGGTTATAACAACACTCATGTGTTTGTGTCTATGATTAGCATTTGGAACTTCCTTGGACGTATCTCCGGCGGTTATTTCTCTGAGCTCGTTGTCAGGTTTGTTAAGATCCTCATTTTCATCTCTGTTTATTGTGCTCTGTGGGCTGATTCTTCAGGATAGAATCAGTGATCGGTCGATTCTGAGAATACCAAATACCAGAAAGTTTATCCGTTTAGTCTTTGAATTTCcgaaaataagttttcttaaatTTGTTGAGATTACTATAGATCTACCGAAAACAAGGAACAAAAATATAGATTTCTAAaacttttattaatcaaattataaaccgaatacaaatttaaacatatacgaaaatttatcctattaataaatattaaactagATAAGTTATTTGACATATTTTCCATATATTATATCTACATCACTCTGTTTATGATATTGAGTTGCATGATGTGCAGAGACTACGCGTACCCAAGGCCAGTAGCATTAGCCGTGGCTCAGGTAGTAATGGCTATAGGAAACGTCTTCTTTGCGTTTGGATGGCCTGGAGCCATGTACATTGGCACTCTCTTGATAGGACTCGGGTACGGTGCTCACTGGGCTATTGTACCAGCTACTGCCTCTGAGCTCTTTGGCCTTAAAAACTTTGGAGCTTTATACAACTTCTTGACTCTAGCCAATCCAGCTGGGTCCCTAGTCTTCTCTGGTATGATTGCAAGCACTATATACGATATGGAAGCAGAGAAACAAGCACACGGGTCAGTTTTTAATCCGGATGATGTCCTTAAATGCGATGGTTACATATGTTACTTCTTGACGTCACTCATAATGTCTGGGTTCTGCATCATCGCTTGCATCTTGAGTTTGTTCCTCGTGCGTCGTACCAAGCCTGTTTACACTCAGCTCTATGGCAAGACCCGCACCTGATATGTTAAGTTGTTTTTATGTATGTGTATGATCATGCTCAGCTTCTTTATTCTTTGGTTTTGTCTTTGCGGATACGGATGTTTTTATTCTGTGTCGATTTTTGTTGTTGATGTTGTCaatttttgtttgttgatttcctttaaaaaattataataataattgaagTTATAAGGAAGGAAAATATTGAGATTCTTTACAaagtatatactatatattatgtaatCAAATTTTTGTGAGATGggcctttattttatttttccaagAATTTAACCAACTTTATATTCGTCCTCCCACATTGGAAGAAGCAGAAATAATAGAGTCTCATATATAGCTAAGAAAACAATAGTTGAGTCGCCGAGCTTAGTAACGCAAGCTTGTCATCCTAGTGGAGGCTCTAAAGGTAATTAGTACAGTTGGGATCTCTAGCTTACCCAGCCCGAGGACCCCCATGCCTGTTCCATTCCCTGAGCCTGCGTCTCGTAACACTGTTTCTCACTTAGGCTGCGTGCGGGAGTGTTGGGTGAACCGACAAGTCCCTGATCCGAGTCTAGTAGAAACAGGGCTGTGGGTTTCATGCAAACAGGTTTGTAACATTGTATCAAACACTGTATCACTTAGGCTGCGTGGGGGAATGTTGGGTGAGCCAACAAAGGCAGGGGCCCTGATCCGAGTCTAATAAAGAGAGAGATGTGTGAGCTTTCGGTAAGGAACAGGCAAACAGTGACCATTGTGTAGCGTACCAAGAAACTCTCACGAAGAGATGACAACTGTACTAATTACCTTTTTTGttctttattaaattaataacaaTGTTTAGGCTAACAATGGAGACTTCTTTTCAAGCATTACCTAAAGCAATTTAGGTATAAATAAGAAAGAGGCCGATACTATGTTTAGgctcttaatttttttgattcattGAACTTGAGTTATCAAAATTGTATCTCCTTTCATTGGACCCATCAAATTAAGTTTGGTGTTGTTTTACTTTTACCACAAATAACTCGGCTTATAGCTAGTTTAATTTTATTCTAGAAATGGGCCTGAGTTGGGCCGGAGCCGAGCAAATGTTCAGTTTGTTGGTGAGACGAAAACGAAGTTAGTTTGAATTTAACACTTGAGAGCTAACGGAGGGCGATGGCTATGGGGATGGCGGAGTTAGGCTTTCCGTACTGGAATCCTCTCCGGCGAAGGTTTCCTCCCGATTCTCCTTTCTTCGCTTCCGGAAACGTCGAGCGCGAACTACTCGCTAAACAGGTACGTATGGCTTCTGAATCGGATGCTTGTTCTAGGTTATAATAATACTCTACCATGATCCGATGTTCAATCTAATTTAGCTTATCGTTTACTCATTGATGATGATGTTGTTCGTATTAGCTTGGCTGAAATCGAACGGTTCTGAGATTTTCTAAGGTCGAGATTGTTTTTCATAGACTCCGGGATCGATTTTGGAGAATTCATCTCCGTAGTGTAGACAGTTCTTCGGTTGTTATCTTCACTTGGATAGTTGGTTGGAAGAAACTTTCAATTTTTGGTCTTCTAAAGTTTGGATTTATCTCATTGTTATTTTGATGAAAAGTATCTGATGtatgaccaaccgtttagcaTATTTGTCATCTACAAAATCATATGCTTGCAAGAGTTGAGTTCTAAGGAGGATTTGAATATGCAGGTGGCTTTGGACTTCACAGAAGATGAGATCAACAATCTGCAGATCATAGTGGAAACTGAAAGCAGGTAGTTTTATTATTCTCTTCACTCATGAGCTCGTTTTGCTGTGATTGTTTTGTGAAGAATTGAATTTTTAAGATTAGATTGTTACCTACCTTTGTAGTGGCGACCAGTAATATATAGCaatgattgtttttttcacTGATCAAGTTTATGTAGAGACTAGTTTCATTTTCAACTTTGGTTTACAATTCTCCACAATGGTAATGAGCTTTGATTGTTTTTGAACAGAAGAATCTCCTGTCCCATTGTTGGCTGTCCTGAGCGTCTGAAATCTCTGGATAATTTTGAAGATCACTATAAGGCACGGCACACTGCGTCTTGTTCAGTATGCTCAAGGGTCTACCCTACTTCTCGCTTACTAAGTATCCACATCTCCGAGGCACATGACTCTTTCTTTCAAGCTAAAGTTGCTCGAGGTTATGACATGGTATCCACTCTATACTCTTATCTCCTTGTGCAATTATGATAGGTGGTGACTGTGATAGTGCTCCTGTCATTGCGTTATATGGATGGCGTTAACCTTCACCTGATATCCAACTCTGAATCTTCCTTTTTATGCTTTTCATGAACATAATTTTGCAGTACGAATGCCTCGTGGAAGGGTGTGGATTGAAGTTCAAGAACTACAAAGCCAGGCATCGGCACTTAGTTGACAAACACAAGTTCCCAACGACGTTCGAATTCTTCAAGAGGACCCAACTCTCAAAGAAGCGAAGAGAGAAACTCCAGAAGCAACGTGTACCAAAGCTGAAGCACGaggaagacaaagaagaagctTCGTCAGATGCCATGGAAGTGGAGGACAAAGCCAGCCTTGACGGTCTTGTCTCAGCACTGTCCACGCTCACCACCTCAGACACAACTCCTTCGAATGTAAGCTTTGGGAGACGCCATGGTCGTGGGCTGACCTTTGTTCCACGGTCTGTTCATAGGGAAAAACCAACCAACTCTTCGTCTACACCCGGGCCAAAGACTTGACCGTGGTCTTATGGTTCTTCCTAGTCTAAAGCTTATGTAACATGGTGAAGAAAAAATTATCTTTCTCTACTAACATTGTTAACGTTTGAGTGAGTCTATGAAGAATGCATTTGAGTACCAAACGATATAAATCAATGTGTTCACACATCTTCTTGCAAAAATAAAGTGTTTATGATCTCTCCCAAACAGATTCAATCAGAGAACTGCAACATACAACAAAGCTAAAACAAGTAGCAGCCACGTGGGTTTTAACGAGGCTGTTCCACTAAGAGGATGCACAATCACTTCATCAATCACAGGTCCACAAAGAACATCCTCTTTTGTCATTGTAACAGAGTAGCTCGTGAAACTTATCTGCGCTGCAGCTTTGTCTGCTACAAACACTAACCCAAACTTCTCACCAGAGCCAGTCCCATTGCTCTCTAGTGTAAAGTTTTGAGCTGCTGATCCAGCTTCAACACCGACAACGAAATGACCTATGCACGCATCGTTGGCATCTCCTAATGTGAATGTGAGGTTGTATCTCGAACCTTCACTTGTGTCTCTTGTTGCTGTCTGTATGCCTGATGGAGTTGTGTCAGCCAGAATTTCTATCGCAGCTTTGCCTTCTGGGACATGGAAGTGCTC of the Brassica rapa cultivar Chiifu-401-42 chromosome A03, CAAS_Brap_v3.01, whole genome shotgun sequence genome contains:
- the LOC103856061 gene encoding protein NUCLEAR FUSION DEFECTIVE 4, with protein sequence MASTTREKFASFINNRWLVFVAAMWIQSCAGNGYLFGSISPVIKSSLNYNQKELARLGVAKDLGDSVGFIAGSLSENFPLWVALLVGAVQNLVGYGWVWLIVTGRAPVLPLWAMCFLIFAGNNGETYFNTGSLVSGVQNFPKSRGPVVGILKGFAGLGGAILSQIYTMIHSPDPASIILMVAVAPAVVAVSLMFFIRPVGGHRQLRPTDGASFTFIYGVCILLAVYLMAVMLIEDLVVVSHNIVTIFTIVLFVILVVPVLVPIMTSFFMDSNGPVDTVEEPLVPKPEEDQDPGLRTPDLILSEVEDEKPSDVDSLPASERHKRIAQLQTQLMQAAAKGAVRVKGRRGPHRGEDFTLMQALVKADFWLIFISLLLGGGSGLTVIDNLGQMSQSLGYNNTHVFVSMISIWNFLGRISGGYFSELVVRDYAYPRPVALAVAQVVMAIGNVFFAFGWPGAMYIGTLLIGLGYGAHWAIVPATASELFGLKNFGALYNFLTLANPAGSLVFSGMIASTIYDMEAEKQAHGSVFNPDDVLKCDGYICYFLTSLIMSGFCIIACILSLFLVRRTKPVYTQLYGKTRT
- the LOC103856063 gene encoding zinc finger protein 511, translating into MAMGMAELGFPYWNPLRRRFPPDSPFFASGNVERELLAKQVALDFTEDEINNLQIIVETESRRISCPIVGCPERLKSLDNFEDHYKARHTASCSVCSRVYPTSRLLSIHISEAHDSFFQAKVARGYDMYECLVEGCGLKFKNYKARHRHLVDKHKFPTTFEFFKRTQLSKKRREKLQKQRVPKLKHEEDKEEASSDAMEVEDKASLDGLVSALSTLTTSDTTPSNVSFGRRHGRGLTFVPRSVHREKPTNSSSTPGPKT